In one window of Dokdonia sp. PRO95 DNA:
- a CDS encoding glycogen/starch synthase encodes MKDKRILYVSSEVIPYLPETEIASMSFEAPQMVNSKGGQIRIFMPRYGNINERRHQLHEVIRLSGMNLVINDFDMPLIIKVASIPKERIQVYFIDNEEYFKRKATFTDEEGNLFPDNDERAIFFAKGVVETVKKLNWAPDIIHVQGWLASLLPLYLKHYYASEPLFAQSKIVTSIYNQGFEGALNEELLNKVAFDGIDPESIQELENPTYENLMKVTIKNSDAAIVGSQELNEDLMKILNTTKIPVLPYKKKEEFPQAYEDFYTTQVLEE; translated from the coding sequence ATGAAAGATAAGAGGATATTGTACGTGTCATCTGAAGTGATTCCATACCTCCCAGAGACCGAGATTGCCTCTATGTCGTTTGAAGCCCCTCAAATGGTTAATTCCAAGGGTGGGCAAATACGCATTTTTATGCCACGTTATGGTAATATTAATGAGCGTAGACATCAACTACACGAAGTAATTAGATTATCTGGAATGAACTTGGTTATCAATGATTTTGATATGCCTCTTATAATTAAGGTCGCCTCAATACCGAAGGAGCGTATTCAAGTGTACTTTATAGATAACGAAGAGTATTTTAAGCGTAAAGCGACTTTTACAGATGAAGAGGGAAATCTTTTCCCTGATAATGATGAGCGCGCCATTTTCTTTGCAAAAGGAGTTGTGGAGACGGTAAAGAAATTAAACTGGGCTCCAGATATTATACATGTACAAGGGTGGCTAGCATCTCTATTGCCTCTATACTTAAAGCATTACTATGCGAGTGAGCCTTTATTTGCGCAAAGTAAAATTGTAACTTCTATTTACAACCAAGGTTTTGAAGGAGCTTTAAATGAAGAGCTTCTTAATAAAGTAGCTTTTGATGGTATTGATCCAGAGTCTATACAAGAGTTAGAAAATCCTACTTACGAAAACCTTATGAAAGTTACTATCAAGAATAGTGATGCTGCAATAGTAGGTTCTCAAGAATTAAATGAGGACTTGATGAAAATTCTTAATACGACCAAAATTCCTGTTTTGCCGTATAAGAAGAAAGAGGAGTTCCCTCAGGCTTACGAAGATTTTTACACTACTCAAGTTTTAGAAGAATAG